DNA sequence from the Cohnella herbarum genome:
GGATTATGATTCCTTTCTTCGAATCTCTCCCGCAAGAAATCGAAGAAGCGGCGCTGATTGACGGCTGCAGCAAATTCAAGGTGTTTCTGCGCATCGTGCTTCCGATATCGGGACCGGGGGTCATCACCTCTTCGCTAATGTCGATTATTTTCTCGTGGAACAACTTCTTGTTCTCGATTATATTGGCCGGAGAAAAAACGAAGACGCTGCCTGTCGCAATCTTCAACTTCATCTCGTATTCCGAAGTGAACTGGGGCGGAATTATGGCGGCGGCATGCATCATTACGCTTCCGATCATTCTGATCGCGCTTGTCGCTCAACGCTACGTTGTAAGCGGACTGGCAGCCGGAGCCTTGAAAGGTTAAAGAACTCCCCCAAACATCCATGGAGAGGAACGATGGCATTGTCGAATCGTCCAAAAATTCTCGTCACGTCAACGAATTATTCCATCTATTGCGGCGAAGCGAAACAACTGCTGGAAAGCAATGGCTGCGAGATCATTGAAAATATGCGCGGACGTCCGTTGACCTTCGAGGAATTGTCCGCGGTCGTCCCTGATATCAGCGGCGTCGTCGCTGGAGTGGATACCTGGAACGAAGAGGTATTTAAGCTCGCTCCCCAACTGAAAGCCATTGGCCGATTCGGCGTAGGCGTCGATAATATCGATCTGGACAAAGCCCGCGAATACGGCATTCAGGTAACGAACGTTCCCGGAGGCAATGCCAATGCGGTAGCGGAATTCGCCGTAGGATTGATTCTGAGTGCCCTTCGCAACATTCCGAATCTGTATCAATCGGCTCGAAGGGCTTATTGGGATCGGCATGTCGGGGAGGAGCTCCAAGGCAAACGTATCGGGCTGCTCGGTTTCGGCAATATTTCTAGAAGACTGGCACGCAAGCTTCAAGGCTTCGACGTGGACATTATAGCCTTCGACAAATATCCGAACGAAGCGGCCGCCAAGGAGTTAAACGTGACGCTGGCTTCTTTCGAGGAAGTGTTAAGCACCAGCGACATCGTCAGCATGCATTTGCCGGCGCTGCCCGAAACTTATCATATTATGGGTGACAAGCAATTCGGGATGATGAAGCGAGGCAGCTACTTCATCAATACTGCACGGGGGACGGTCGTGGATGAGGCGGCGCTCCGCAAGGCGCTAACGGACGGCCCTCTCGGCGGGGCGGCCATCGACGTCTACGAGCATGAACCCGTCGGAGCCGACAATCCGCTGCTGACGACGGACCGTATCGTAACGACGCCTCATACGGCGGCGGAAACTATCGAAACTTACCGTTTAGTCGGGTTAACGACGGCAAGGGCGATTTTGGACGTACTTGCGGGCCGCACGCCCAACAATCTGTTATAATTGCGAGATCACATTCGG
Encoded proteins:
- a CDS encoding phosphoglycerate dehydrogenase is translated as MALSNRPKILVTSTNYSIYCGEAKQLLESNGCEIIENMRGRPLTFEELSAVVPDISGVVAGVDTWNEEVFKLAPQLKAIGRFGVGVDNIDLDKAREYGIQVTNVPGGNANAVAEFAVGLILSALRNIPNLYQSARRAYWDRHVGEELQGKRIGLLGFGNISRRLARKLQGFDVDIIAFDKYPNEAAAKELNVTLASFEEVLSTSDIVSMHLPALPETYHIMGDKQFGMMKRGSYFINTARGTVVDEAALRKALTDGPLGGAAIDVYEHEPVGADNPLLTTDRIVTTPHTAAETIETYRLVGLTTARAILDVLAGRTPNNLL